The Aquificaceae bacterium genome includes a region encoding these proteins:
- a CDS encoding transketolase C-terminal domain-containing protein yields MQTATEAVIYNKAGQRIVSPDYLLFEAPRTKHFMTGSEAVKEAVKRASVDASVSYPITPQSEAAHLIGELWVEGYVGVYFRGESEFGVMSEIAGCAMAGARTITTTSGPGTLRAFENFPMWAGTRIPVQLVLMARGVNSPLSIQPDNLEVGFLLDTGCMIWYAENAQDLFDMILAGFTVAEQPDVHVPVITVVDGFFVSHTREAVMLPPDDIALPPYNPYKAPMPVIDAEVPPGRFLRDPFVMKSNYISYATHASWQWEVRSAIERSRPYAKHYLRGLIEEFGDPSAELVFVACGTAAAQAKEAVRLLEEEGIRARVVKLKTIRPFPIEELKQAVKGAKYIFVPEFNVVGWLEREVRRYLYGHSEAEVIGAPRVAGGMTMPAEVIVKEVLKLTGKEVKHVI; encoded by the coding sequence ATGCAAACAGCTACCGAGGCTGTTATATACAACAAGGCGGGGCAGAGGATTGTTTCACCCGACTACCTGCTTTTTGAAGCACCAAGAACCAAACACTTCATGACAGGTTCAGAGGCGGTAAAGGAAGCGGTAAAAAGAGCCTCTGTGGATGCCTCTGTTTCCTATCCCATAACACCACAGTCTGAGGCTGCACATCTTATAGGTGAGCTGTGGGTTGAGGGATATGTGGGCGTATACTTCAGGGGTGAGTCAGAGTTTGGCGTTATGTCTGAGATAGCCGGATGTGCCATGGCTGGTGCAAGAACAATTACCACAACCTCAGGACCAGGAACGCTCAGGGCCTTTGAGAACTTTCCCATGTGGGCAGGAACAAGGATACCCGTGCAGCTTGTGCTTATGGCAAGAGGTGTCAATTCACCGCTTTCTATACAGCCCGATAACCTTGAAGTAGGCTTCCTGCTTGACACCGGTTGTATGATATGGTATGCAGAGAACGCACAGGACCTCTTTGATATGATTCTTGCAGGCTTTACCGTGGCAGAACAGCCAGATGTGCATGTTCCTGTTATAACCGTGGTGGATGGCTTCTTTGTCTCTCACACAAGAGAAGCGGTAATGCTTCCCCCAGATGACATAGCTCTTCCACCCTACAACCCCTACAAGGCACCCATGCCTGTAATTGATGCCGAGGTTCCGCCCGGAAGGTTTTTAAGAGACCCCTTTGTGATGAAGTCCAACTACATATCTTATGCGACCCATGCCAGCTGGCAGTGGGAAGTGAGGTCTGCCATTGAAAGGTCAAGACCTTATGCAAAGCACTATTTGAGAGGGCTTATAGAAGAGTTTGGGGACCCATCCGCCGAACTGGTGTTCGTTGCGTGCGGAACTGCAGCTGCCCAGGCAAAGGAGGCAGTGAGGCTTCTCGAGGAAGAGGGTATAAGGGCAAGAGTTGTCAAACTAAAAACCATAAGACCGTTCCCCATAGAGGAGCTAAAGCAGGCAGTGAAGGGTGCAAAGTATATATTCGTGCCAGAGTTTAACGTGGTGGGCTGGCTTGAAAGAGAGGTAAGGAGATACCTGTATGGGCATTCAGAAGCTGAGGTTATAGGTGCACCAAGGGTGGCAGGAGGAATGACCATGCCCGCAGAAGTTATAGTTAAAGAAGTTCTCAAACTAACAGGAAAGGAGGTCAAACATGTCATATAA
- a CDS encoding thiamine pyrophosphate-dependent enzyme — MSYKIYEINEDLLDVMPQEIRDLQFRATWGNPKRGVMDLPYSKELIEEHSLCAGCPESMALRYILASLPNPEDTIIINSTGCTSLVFPHIALHTVHSLFGNQNAVASGIKRVLEWRFPDKVKDVVVLAGDGATVDIGLDCTLQSFFRQEKITTICFDNEVYANTGGQESGLTVKGHVFKMAPKGKQWDKVPFWQIAIDSGCHYVARLTVSSPKRVETVIKKAIYVAREVGPTYVHLYTPCILEIGLNSDDGLDEMRQRDKERFAFFEYVSEPAKEVIERKKEEGLL; from the coding sequence ATGTCATATAAGATTTACGAGATAAACGAAGACCTTCTGGATGTTATGCCTCAGGAGATAAGAGACCTTCAGTTTAGAGCCACCTGGGGCAACCCCAAGAGGGGCGTTATGGACCTCCCCTACTCAAAGGAGCTTATAGAAGAGCACTCCCTCTGCGCAGGATGTCCAGAATCTATGGCTCTCAGATACATACTTGCTTCACTTCCAAACCCTGAGGACACCATAATAATAAACTCTACAGGATGCACATCTCTTGTCTTCCCCCACATAGCCCTGCATACGGTTCACTCCCTCTTTGGAAATCAGAACGCGGTTGCATCGGGCATAAAGAGGGTTCTTGAATGGAGATTCCCCGACAAGGTAAAAGATGTGGTGGTGCTTGCAGGCGATGGTGCCACCGTTGACATAGGGCTTGACTGCACCCTTCAGTCCTTCTTCAGACAGGAGAAGATAACCACCATATGCTTTGACAACGAGGTGTATGCCAACACAGGTGGTCAGGAGAGCGGTCTTACAGTCAAAGGTCATGTTTTCAAGATGGCACCCAAGGGCAAACAGTGGGACAAGGTGCCCTTCTGGCAGATTGCCATAGACTCCGGATGCCACTATGTGGCAAGGCTTACAGTTTCTTCCCCCAAGAGGGTGGAGACGGTCATAAAGAAGGCCATATATGTGGCAAGGGAAGTGGGACCAACCTATGTGCACCTGTATACCCCCTGTATACTTGAGATAGGTCTTAACTCTGACGATGGCCTTGATGAGATGAGGCAGAGGGACAAGGAAAGGTTTGCCTTCTTTGAGTATGTGTCTGAACCTGCCAAAGAGGTCATTGAACGCAAGAAAGAGGAGGGTCTGCTATGA
- a CDS encoding 2-oxoacid:acceptor oxidoreductase family protein, whose product MIRRRVNIRMPALGGQGAVTAAHIIATAADYEGYYAVSNPFFGAEKRMAPAESYARIGMEPIYDRGEVVYPDVIMVFHPQVITMGKSYTMPFYSGIKRRGLIIINTEEDLLTEEDKERLESLDVKVFNFPATKFAIDIAGTELSTNMAMIGALFGAIGAVGTEAIEEGIKSRFLKKFVASGGTASLDSALERKFKKKLELIEKNLNTAKAAYELAQKWAQEQGLEPFLPPPPRKVAV is encoded by the coding sequence ATGATAAGGAGAAGGGTGAATATTCGTATGCCAGCCCTCGGTGGACAAGGTGCAGTTACTGCCGCACACATAATAGCCACCGCGGCAGACTACGAGGGCTACTATGCAGTTTCCAATCCCTTCTTTGGTGCAGAAAAGAGGATGGCACCTGCTGAGAGCTATGCACGCATAGGCATGGAACCTATATACGACAGAGGAGAGGTGGTCTATCCAGACGTCATAATGGTCTTCCACCCACAGGTTATAACCATGGGTAAGTCCTACACCATGCCCTTTTACTCTGGCATAAAGAGAAGGGGACTAATCATAATAAACACCGAGGAAGACCTGCTTACGGAAGAAGATAAAGAGAGGCTTGAGTCTCTTGATGTAAAGGTCTTCAACTTCCCTGCCACCAAGTTTGCCATAGACATAGCGGGAACAGAGCTCTCTACCAACATGGCCATGATAGGTGCCCTATTTGGTGCAATAGGTGCTGTTGGAACTGAAGCCATAGAAGAGGGTATAAAGTCAAGGTTTCTTAAGAAGTTTGTAGCTTCAGGAGGAACTGCATCCCTTGACTCCGCCCTTGAGAGAAAGTTCAAGAAAAAGCTGGAGCTAATAGAGAAGAACCTCAACACAGCAAAGGCAGCCTACGAGCTTGCTCAGAAATGGGCTCAGGAACAGGGGCTTGAACCCTTCTTGCCGCCTCCACCAAGAAAGGTGGCAGTTTAA
- the hisF gene encoding imidazole glycerol phosphate synthase subunit HisF, with protein sequence MLAKRIIPCLDVNKGRVVKGVRFVDLVDAGDPVEVALAYEEQGADELVFLDITASAEDRKITLEVVRGVAENVFMPFTVGGGISSLEDMRKLLEAGADKVSINTSAVKNPQLVYEGAKRFGSQCIVVAIDAKRKGNSWEVYIHGGRTPTGLDAVQWAKRVESLGAGEILLTSMDRDGTKSGYDIELTRAVSSAVNIPVIASGGAGSMEHFYEGFVAGGADACLAASLFHFKEIAIPELKAYLASRDVPVRPSA encoded by the coding sequence ATGCTTGCAAAGAGGATAATACCGTGTCTTGATGTGAATAAAGGAAGGGTGGTGAAGGGTGTAAGGTTCGTGGACCTTGTGGATGCGGGAGACCCGGTGGAGGTGGCTCTTGCCTACGAGGAACAGGGTGCAGATGAGCTGGTGTTCTTAGACATAACTGCATCTGCCGAAGATAGAAAGATAACCCTTGAAGTGGTAAGGGGAGTGGCAGAAAACGTTTTTATGCCTTTTACCGTTGGGGGGGGCATCTCAAGCCTTGAGGACATGAGAAAACTTTTAGAAGCGGGTGCAGACAAGGTTTCCATAAACACATCTGCGGTGAAAAATCCCCAGCTTGTCTATGAAGGCGCCAAAAGGTTTGGCTCCCAGTGCATAGTGGTGGCCATAGATGCGAAGAGAAAGGGAAATAGCTGGGAAGTTTATATACATGGAGGCAGAACCCCCACAGGGCTTGATGCAGTCCAGTGGGCAAAGAGGGTAGAAAGCCTGGGTGCAGGTGAGATACTACTTACCTCCATGGATAGAGACGGCACAAAGTCTGGCTACGATATAGAATTGACCAGGGCGGTATCTTCTGCAGTAAACATTCCGGTCATAGCCTCAGGTGGAGCTGGTTCAATGGAACACTTTTACGAAGGCTTTGTGGCTGGTGGGGCAGATGCATGCCTTGCGGCATCCCTCTTCCATTTTAAAGAGATAGCCATACCTGAGCTAAAAGCCTATCTGGCTTCAAGGGATGTGCCTGTAAGACCCTCGGCGTAG
- the mutL gene encoding DNA mismatch repair endonuclease MutL produces MRINLLSEEVKSCISSGEVIEGPAECVKELVENSLDAGATFVNVEISKGGKRFIGVRDNGMGIPSEDIQKALMSGATSKIRSLEDLQSLTTYGFRGEALHAISLVSRMVLRSRFFQEELGSEIRLDGGRLVSQRQVGMPVGTQVEVYDLFYNMPVRGAFLGREDLERRKVYKVFKALALANPNTAFRLQAEGRDVYNLRPAGDIRERAEEIFETKLEHIRREEGLLRIDLLFSINREGRDFFLFVNRRAVQNKSLSEYVRKATGRTGLLLCYIHVPPYLLDVNIHPKKTEVKILREGKLKNLIRDALNSRHRYSPPSLGQKKVEYTTEPELIGIIDNTIIVARYGEYLYFFDQHLLSERCNYEVLKMDSHEACRASVKAGDRLDEEKARELLRFWLSFENMEACPHGRPIYYRIYLGEIYKKLQRG; encoded by the coding sequence ATGCGCATAAATCTTCTTTCTGAGGAAGTAAAAAGCTGTATATCCTCAGGTGAGGTTATAGAGGGACCGGCCGAGTGTGTCAAGGAGCTTGTAGAAAACTCCCTTGATGCAGGGGCCACCTTCGTTAATGTGGAGATAAGCAAGGGAGGCAAGAGGTTCATAGGAGTAAGGGATAACGGTATGGGTATTCCCTCAGAGGATATACAGAAAGCCCTCATGAGTGGAGCAACGAGTAAGATAAGAAGCCTTGAGGACCTGCAGAGTCTGACCACCTACGGGTTCAGGGGTGAGGCTCTCCACGCTATCAGCCTAGTAAGCAGAATGGTGCTCAGGTCAAGGTTCTTTCAGGAGGAACTTGGCAGTGAGATAAGGCTTGATGGTGGAAGATTGGTATCTCAAAGACAGGTGGGTATGCCCGTGGGAACACAGGTGGAGGTCTATGACCTCTTCTATAACATGCCCGTAAGAGGTGCCTTTCTTGGCAGGGAAGACCTTGAAAGAAGAAAGGTATACAAAGTTTTCAAAGCCCTCGCACTGGCAAATCCAAACACTGCCTTTCGCCTGCAAGCGGAGGGCAGAGATGTATACAACCTCAGGCCTGCAGGGGATATAAGAGAGAGGGCGGAAGAAATCTTTGAGACTAAACTGGAACACATAAGGAGGGAGGAAGGCCTCCTGAGGATTGACCTACTCTTTTCAATAAACAGGGAAGGCAGAGATTTTTTCCTCTTCGTAAACAGAAGAGCAGTGCAGAATAAAAGCCTTTCAGAATATGTAAGAAAGGCCACAGGCAGGACCGGACTTCTTCTGTGCTACATACATGTTCCTCCATACCTTCTGGATGTAAACATCCATCCAAAGAAGACGGAGGTCAAAATACTTAGGGAGGGGAAATTAAAGAATCTGATAAGGGATGCCCTTAACTCAAGACACAGATACAGCCCACCATCACTTGGCCAGAAGAAGGTTGAATACACAACAGAGCCAGAGCTTATAGGTATAATAGATAATACAATCATTGTGGCAAGGTATGGGGAATACCTTTACTTTTTTGACCAGCACCTCCTTTCAGAAAGGTGCAATTACGAGGTTCTCAAGATGGATTCTCATGAAGCCTGCAGGGCTTCTGTAAAGGCCGGAGACAGGCTTGATGAGGAAAAGGCAAGAGAACTCTTGAGGTTCTGGCTCTCCTTTGAAAACATGGAAGCATGCCCCCACGGCAGGCCCATATACTACAGAATTTATCTTGGAGAAATATACAAGAAGTTGCAGAGAGGTTGA
- a CDS encoding thioredoxin domain-containing protein, translating to MPNRLVNSRSPYLQKAAYQPVDWYEWSEEAFQRAREEDKPVLLSIGGVWCHWCHVMAHESFENPEIARIINENFIPIKVDRDERPDVDRRYQEVVIALTNSGGWPLTVFLTPEGKAFFGGTYFPPDDRWGRPGFKSLLLRIAQLWKEDRHRVLKSAESIYESLMTYSRQSFKDPVDGELLDRGISMLLSSIDYQRGGIGSAPKFHHAKAFELLIYRNFFNPSPLLEKAIVLSLDAMAKGGIYDHLLGGFFRYSTDEMWHIPHFEKMLYDNAELLSLYSMAYSLFGRELYRKTAEGIVSYYRLYGYDPQGGFYASQDADIGLLDEGGYYTFTTREIEGLLSPEELKVFSLYFGLASMPHEPEKKVLYINLEEEEVSKAIGLEVEDVRRLLDSSKAKLLQHRESREMPYIDRTIYTNWNALMISALCDYWKVFSDQWALASAEKTAERLITQHYRDGRLLHTEGVEGFSEDYIFFSRALLSLFEITQKRPYLELSKELIRKSIELFWDDDGWGFYDTVGTGDGLLGVRLKNLQDTPTQSVNGSAASTLLLLGTLTGDGIFIDYAEKTLQAFSRFVREVPMVSHSYFISLYAYLKGIYKVETRDFFEEALRLFRPFKFVLRSELDGVLVCEGQTCQKFETLNEILTQRQ from the coding sequence ATGCCCAACAGACTTGTAAATTCAAGAAGCCCTTATCTTCAGAAGGCTGCATATCAGCCAGTGGATTGGTATGAGTGGTCCGAAGAAGCCTTCCAGAGGGCAAGAGAAGAGGATAAGCCAGTTCTTCTTTCCATAGGTGGTGTCTGGTGTCACTGGTGCCATGTGATGGCTCACGAGAGCTTTGAAAACCCCGAGATTGCAAGGATAATAAACGAAAACTTTATTCCCATAAAGGTGGACAGGGATGAGCGTCCTGATGTGGACAGAAGGTATCAGGAGGTGGTGATAGCTCTGACAAACTCCGGCGGATGGCCTCTGACGGTCTTTCTGACCCCTGAAGGGAAGGCCTTTTTTGGAGGGACTTATTTCCCGCCTGATGACCGCTGGGGCAGACCGGGCTTTAAAAGCCTGCTTCTCAGGATAGCACAGCTCTGGAAGGAAGACAGACACAGGGTCCTCAAATCTGCAGAAAGCATATACGAAAGCCTCATGACATACAGCAGACAGAGCTTTAAGGACCCGGTAGACGGGGAGCTTTTGGACAGGGGTATCTCCATGCTTCTTTCCAGCATAGACTACCAGAGGGGTGGAATAGGTTCTGCTCCCAAGTTTCATCATGCAAAGGCCTTTGAACTCCTGATATACCGCAACTTTTTCAATCCCTCCCCCTTACTTGAGAAGGCAATTGTTCTTTCTCTTGATGCCATGGCAAAGGGTGGCATATACGACCACCTTCTTGGGGGGTTTTTCAGATATTCCACAGATGAAATGTGGCACATCCCCCATTTTGAGAAGATGCTATACGACAACGCAGAGCTTCTGAGCCTGTATTCAATGGCATACAGCCTCTTTGGTAGAGAGCTCTACAGAAAAACCGCAGAAGGTATTGTGAGCTACTACAGGCTCTACGGCTATGACCCGCAGGGAGGCTTTTACGCATCTCAGGATGCAGACATAGGCCTTCTTGACGAGGGTGGCTACTATACCTTTACCACAAGGGAAATTGAGGGGCTTCTGAGCCCTGAAGAATTAAAAGTCTTTAGCCTTTACTTCGGGCTTGCCAGCATGCCCCATGAGCCCGAAAAAAAGGTGCTATACATAAATCTGGAAGAAGAGGAGGTTTCAAAAGCTATTGGTCTGGAGGTGGAAGATGTAAGGAGACTTCTGGACTCTTCAAAGGCAAAGCTTCTTCAACACAGAGAAAGCAGGGAGATGCCTTACATAGACAGAACCATATACACAAACTGGAACGCTCTTATGATATCTGCCCTCTGCGATTACTGGAAGGTTTTTTCAGACCAGTGGGCTCTTGCCTCCGCTGAGAAAACTGCAGAAAGGCTTATTACTCAACATTATAGGGATGGAAGACTGCTACACACGGAAGGAGTAGAGGGCTTTTCCGAGGATTATATCTTCTTTTCCAGAGCCCTTCTTTCTCTCTTTGAAATTACCCAGAAAAGGCCCTATCTTGAGCTTTCTAAAGAGCTAATCAGGAAGTCCATAGAGCTCTTCTGGGACGATGATGGGTGGGGCTTTTATGATACTGTAGGGACTGGTGATGGACTTCTGGGCGTGAGGCTCAAAAACCTTCAGGATACTCCCACTCAGTCTGTAAACGGTTCTGCAGCCTCCACTCTGCTTCTGCTGGGGACCCTCACGGGGGATGGTATTTTTATTGACTATGCGGAAAAAACTCTGCAGGCTTTTTCAAGGTTCGTCAGGGAAGTTCCTATGGTATCTCACTCTTACTTTATAAGCCTTTACGCCTACCTGAAGGGCATATACAAGGTGGAAACCAGAGACTTTTTTGAGGAAGCCCTCAGACTATTCAGACCCTTTAAGTTTGTCCTCAGGTCTGAGCTTGATGGAGTTCTGGTCTGCGAAGGGCAGACCTGCCAGAAGTTTGAAACTCTTAATGAAATCTTAACACAGAGGCAATAA
- a CDS encoding DUF302 domain-containing protein translates to MLISYETSKSLDEVRQALEEKAKEKGFGVMAVHEVSKVLESKGVPINYRCVIVEVCSPKHASQVLSADPYISTAMPCRIAIFEENGKTVLSTIAPTEMLSMFERPELEDVAKEVEELMEEIMEESL, encoded by the coding sequence ATGCTTATAAGCTACGAAACTAGCAAGAGCCTTGATGAAGTCAGGCAAGCCCTTGAAGAAAAGGCAAAGGAAAAGGGCTTTGGAGTCATGGCAGTTCACGAGGTTTCAAAGGTGCTGGAGAGCAAAGGCGTTCCCATAAACTATAGATGCGTCATAGTTGAGGTCTGCTCTCCAAAGCACGCAAGCCAGGTGCTCTCCGCAGACCCTTACATATCTACAGCCATGCCCTGCAGGATAGCCATCTTTGAGGAAAATGGCAAAACTGTGCTCAGCACCATAGCTCCAACGGAGATGCTCTCCATGTTTGAAAGGCCAGAGCTGGAGGATGTGGCGAAAGAGGTGGAGGAGCTTATGGAAGAGATAATGGAGGAGAGCCTATGA
- the era gene encoding GTPase Era gives MKAGFVTIVGKPNVGKSTLLNQILGTKVSIISPKPGTTRIRVLGVKNIPGEAQVVFLDTPGIYRPRDALGEAMVEMASASLQDADVILFMIDAEDGFREDDRQVFERYIKPYAGEKPIFLVINKVDRVGGVENLLPLAEEVSKEFPQIKEVVPVSALKGYNTEELLKTIIKYLPEGEPLFPEDMVTDLPFRLMAAEIIREKVLLKVHQEIPQGVAVLVTEVSEGRHDPSVLVVKADIIVDRENYKPIVIGKGGQRLKSIGKMAREELELITGRKVYLELFVRVKPDWKKRPELVKSFGYTL, from the coding sequence ATGAAGGCAGGTTTTGTGACCATAGTGGGCAAGCCAAATGTGGGGAAATCAACTTTGCTAAATCAGATACTGGGCACAAAGGTTTCCATAATATCACCAAAGCCCGGCACCACGCGTATAAGGGTTCTGGGTGTGAAAAATATACCGGGCGAGGCTCAGGTTGTTTTCCTTGACACTCCAGGAATATACAGACCCAGAGATGCTCTTGGTGAAGCTATGGTAGAGATGGCAAGCGCATCCCTTCAGGATGCAGATGTGATACTTTTCATGATAGATGCGGAGGATGGCTTCAGAGAGGATGACAGGCAGGTCTTTGAAAGATACATAAAGCCCTACGCCGGGGAAAAGCCCATTTTTCTGGTAATAAACAAGGTGGACAGGGTTGGAGGTGTTGAAAACCTCCTGCCTCTTGCAGAGGAAGTCTCAAAAGAATTTCCACAGATAAAAGAAGTGGTGCCGGTAAGCGCCCTGAAAGGATACAACACAGAGGAGCTCCTGAAGACCATAATTAAGTATCTGCCGGAAGGAGAGCCCCTCTTTCCAGAGGATATGGTTACAGACCTCCCCTTCAGGCTGATGGCGGCAGAGATAATAAGGGAAAAGGTGCTTCTGAAGGTGCATCAGGAGATTCCCCAGGGGGTGGCTGTGCTGGTTACGGAAGTTTCTGAAGGAAGGCATGACCCGAGCGTCCTCGTGGTAAAGGCGGACATAATAGTGGACAGGGAAAACTACAAGCCCATAGTGATAGGTAAGGGCGGGCAGAGGCTTAAATCCATAGGAAAAATGGCAAGGGAGGAGCTTGAGCTAATAACGGGAAGAAAGGTCTATCTTGAGCTTTTTGTAAGGGTAAAACCCGACTGGAAGAAGAGGCCAGAGTTAGTCAAGAGCTTTGGTTACACCCTCTGA
- a CDS encoding sulfite exporter TauE/SafE family protein has translation MIPFLVVSFAWFFQSITGFGAGIFIIGILSLLYDPKMVVVSSAIFNLFGTLSLLYQNRRGRIDAYLLLSLVAGSVPGIFLGAYLLDKTDTRTLKIIIGTFILTLGIYNLLVQKGFFKVRLSRHAGVPVGFVGGLFAGLVGMGGPPPLVFLSQHISDPYSIRLMLNLYFTSNILVRLGFYQGFDVVNLNLGFIAMGLAGLLVGTLAGGMLAEKIPARVYSNGVSYAVVLLGLVMLIMAEAGL, from the coding sequence ATGATTCCTTTTCTCGTTGTCTCTTTTGCCTGGTTTTTTCAGTCCATTACTGGTTTTGGGGCAGGGATATTTATAATAGGCATCCTTTCACTTCTTTATGACCCCAAGATGGTAGTGGTTTCTTCCGCCATATTCAACCTTTTTGGAACTTTAAGCCTTCTTTATCAGAACAGAAGGGGCAGGATAGATGCTTACCTTCTTCTCTCTCTCGTGGCTGGCTCAGTGCCTGGCATATTTCTGGGTGCTTACCTTCTTGATAAAACTGACACAAGAACGCTTAAAATCATCATAGGCACCTTCATACTCACCCTCGGAATATACAATCTACTGGTTCAGAAGGGCTTTTTTAAGGTAAGACTCAGTAGACATGCAGGAGTACCAGTGGGCTTTGTAGGTGGTCTCTTTGCCGGGCTTGTGGGTATGGGAGGCCCACCACCTCTTGTCTTTCTCAGTCAACATATTTCAGACCCATACTCAATAAGGCTGATGCTGAACCTGTATTTTACCTCCAATATACTTGTGAGGCTTGGCTTTTATCAGGGCTTTGATGTAGTCAATCTTAACCTGGGCTTTATAGCCATGGGGCTTGCAGGTCTGCTCGTAGGGACGCTGGCTGGTGGGATGCTTGCGGAGAAAATCCCTGCACGCGTGTATTCCAACGGTGTTTCCTATGCGGTGGTTTTGCTCGGCCTTGTCATGCTTATCATGGCGGAGGCTGGGTTATAA
- the fbp gene encoding fructose-1,6-bisphosphate aldolase/phosphatase, translating into MKITLSVIKADIGGYVGHSSAHPEVVAKVEEIGLKEVEKGNLIDCKILVCGDDIALVMTHQHGVDSELVHGIAWRAFEEGTQVAKRLKLYGAGQDLLSDTFSGNVKGMGPGVAEMEFEERPSEPVIVFFADKTAPSAWSLPLYEMFADPMVCAGLVIDPKMHDGFTFEVLDTFTGKAVKLSTPAELYDLLALVGTVERYAVRSVWRNSDGEIAAVASTQRLSLIAGKYVGKDDPVMIVRSQSGFPAVGEILEPFARPWIVEGWMRGSHNGPLMPVSFRHATPSRFDGPPRVIAAGYQIAGGKLIGPRDLFDDPAFDKAREQAQVIADILRRQGIFEPHRLPSEEMEYTTLPKILQKLEGRFYELEEGRKVPTGEEHHTETD; encoded by the coding sequence ATGAAGATTACGCTGAGCGTGATTAAGGCGGACATAGGGGGTTACGTGGGGCACTCTTCTGCCCATCCTGAGGTGGTGGCGAAGGTGGAAGAGATTGGGCTCAAAGAGGTTGAAAAGGGCAATCTTATTGACTGCAAGATTCTTGTATGTGGTGATGATATAGCCCTGGTAATGACCCATCAGCACGGTGTGGACAGTGAGCTGGTGCACGGTATAGCATGGAGGGCTTTTGAAGAGGGAACACAGGTAGCAAAAAGGCTCAAGCTTTATGGTGCAGGACAGGACCTTCTTTCTGACACCTTCTCAGGAAATGTAAAGGGTATGGGTCCGGGTGTGGCCGAGATGGAATTTGAAGAAAGGCCTTCAGAGCCGGTAATTGTATTCTTCGCGGACAAGACAGCACCCAGCGCCTGGAGTCTACCCCTCTATGAAATGTTTGCAGACCCCATGGTCTGCGCAGGTCTTGTTATAGACCCAAAGATGCACGACGGCTTTACCTTTGAGGTGCTTGATACCTTTACGGGGAAGGCGGTAAAGCTCTCAACGCCTGCAGAGCTCTATGACCTGCTTGCCCTTGTGGGAACTGTAGAAAGGTATGCAGTTAGAAGCGTCTGGAGAAACTCCGACGGTGAAATCGCAGCTGTTGCTTCTACCCAGAGGCTGTCTCTCATAGCAGGCAAGTATGTGGGCAAGGATGACCCTGTTATGATAGTGAGGTCACAGTCTGGCTTTCCTGCAGTGGGTGAAATACTTGAACCCTTTGCAAGACCCTGGATAGTGGAGGGATGGATGAGAGGCTCCCACAACGGACCCCTAATGCCCGTCTCTTTCAGACACGCCACACCCTCAAGGTTTGATGGACCACCAAGAGTTATCGCAGCAGGCTATCAGATTGCAGGTGGAAAGCTCATAGGTCCCAGAGACCTCTTTGACGACCCTGCCTTTGACAAGGCAAGAGAACAGGCACAGGTCATTGCGGACATACTCAGGCGTCAGGGTATCTTTGAACCTCACAGGCTCCCCTCCGAGGAAATGGAATACACCACCCTCCCCAAGATTCTCCAAAAGCTTGAGGGCAGGTTCTACGAGCTTGAAGAGGGCAGAAAAGTGCCCACCGGCGAGGAACACCATACGGAGACAGATTGA